One Candidatus Uhrbacteria bacterium genomic region harbors:
- a CDS encoding type II toxin-antitoxin system death-on-curing family toxin encodes MVYLTAEQILVIHRFVLEQTTGSDGVRDMGLLLSLAHKPQTMFGGEDVYPDLFQKAAVLFEALANYHVFVDGNKRTAFTCTEIFLRANGKRLHITVDQGYRFVLQVAPKQKTIQEITRWLEDHAR; translated from the coding sequence GTGGTCTACCTTACCGCCGAGCAGATTTTAGTGATCCATCGTTTCGTTCTGGAACAAACGACAGGATCCGATGGGGTTCGGGATATGGGGTTGCTTTTGTCTCTTGCACATAAACCACAGACCATGTTTGGGGGAGAAGACGTCTATCCAGATCTTTTTCAGAAAGCCGCTGTTTTGTTCGAGGCATTGGCCAACTATCATGTATTCGTTGATGGAAACAAGCGAACGGCTTTTACCTGTACCGAGATTTTTTTGAGAGCCAATGGAAAACGTTTACATATCACCGTGGACCAAGGGTACCGCTTCGTTCTCCAAGTCGCGCCGAAACAAAAAACCATTCAGGAAATTACCCGCTGGTTGGAAGATCACGCTCGTTAA
- a CDS encoding tyrosine-type recombinase/integrase, with amino-acid sequence MTLAQLVTDFLEYLEIEKGRSPKTIRNYDFYLRRFLSWSKLKDPAALTQEVVRKYRLWLNRELHGRESENLRATTQNYHLIALRSFLKYLARKDVSTLPAEKIELAKQVSRHIDFLEEDELGRLLEAPLRTGAWEKVPISRLRDRAILETLFASGLRVSELCGLHAEHVNLKRDEFTIRGKGGKTRVVFLSDDARLWLARYLDKRTDASPFLFASHDRAAGKREGGAALTPRSVQRLVERYAKAAGITKRITPHVLRHTYATTLLRNGADIRSVQAMLGHASITTTQVYTHVTDKTLREVHKKFHRKS; translated from the coding sequence ATGACATTGGCACAGCTTGTCACGGACTTCCTTGAGTACCTCGAAATCGAAAAGGGTCGGTCGCCAAAAACGATTCGCAACTACGATTTTTATCTGCGGCGGTTTTTATCATGGTCAAAACTCAAAGACCCCGCGGCACTTACCCAAGAGGTTGTGCGCAAGTACCGCTTGTGGCTTAATCGGGAACTTCATGGACGGGAGAGCGAAAATCTCCGTGCGACGACACAAAATTATCATTTGATTGCGCTCCGCAGTTTTTTAAAGTACCTCGCGCGTAAAGATGTTTCTACGCTTCCGGCAGAAAAAATAGAACTTGCCAAACAGGTGTCTCGCCACATTGATTTTTTGGAAGAAGATGAATTGGGGCGTTTGCTTGAGGCGCCCTTGCGCACAGGGGCGTGGGAGAAAGTGCCGATCTCTCGTTTGCGCGATCGAGCGATCCTCGAAACGCTGTTTGCCTCTGGTCTCCGGGTCTCGGAGCTTTGTGGCCTGCACGCAGAGCACGTGAACCTAAAGCGTGATGAATTTACTATTCGCGGAAAGGGGGGAAAGACGCGCGTTGTTTTCTTGTCGGATGATGCGCGTCTGTGGCTCGCGCGCTATCTTGATAAGCGGACCGATGCCTCGCCATTTCTTTTTGCGAGTCACGACCGTGCGGCGGGAAAACGCGAGGGCGGCGCGGCGCTTACCCCACGCTCCGTTCAACGTCTTGTAGAGCGTTATGCAAAAGCTGCAGGGATTACGAAGCGCATTACGCCGCATGTGCTTCGCCATACATACGCGACGACGCTTTTGCGCAACGGCGCCGACATCCGTTCTGTGCAGGCCATGCTTGGTCACGCTTCCATCACAACGACCCAAGTGTACACACATGTTACGGACAAAACGTTACGTGAGGTGCACAAGAAATTTCATCGGAAAAGTTAA